The Hymenobacter sp. GOD-10R genome includes a window with the following:
- a CDS encoding BatD family protein: MPFFARLLFFLSVAWVLVPVSSVMAQAVPAKAEADIVLGPNSFALSDYYTISFRLRGAPLERYSDFPDLEGFKKSGKSSTTTTRIVNGRTSVELTITQRYAAYDEGEYVVKPFSITINGLTVRSTGATLTVGPQAPAPTPLAGSNPLQGVGSLDQLFGKPKPQDYVEPKDHAFLLLLPDKTSVYVGEGVHVGLYFYLAPSDQGLLDFHNFPVQLPAILRQLRQRTAWEEPFDEQEILPESVTMGGKPFLRYRLYEAMFYPLNTTPLMFPEVSLQMVKYRLAKNPTEGLDNRLEGYKTYHTNVRLIAVRPLPPHPLRDQVAVGDYRLRESIDRTVFRTGQAFKYSFTVEGEGNLAAMNGPGLVARPNVEVYGPDIEQELTRQNGRVGGRKNFRYRLVAQRAGIIPCDSLFQVIVFNPTTAHYDTLRSELKPDVKGPIRTASSFGLHPDDTFYAEALASADATLQPLDEYRDVRRYANLILIVLLGAASFGWWLGKKGKAN; the protein is encoded by the coding sequence ATGCCTTTTTTCGCCCGCCTCTTATTTTTTTTGAGTGTAGCCTGGGTATTAGTGCCGGTCTCGTCCGTGATGGCGCAGGCTGTACCTGCTAAGGCTGAAGCCGACATTGTACTAGGCCCTAACTCATTTGCACTCAGCGACTATTACACCATTAGCTTCCGGTTGCGCGGTGCTCCACTAGAGCGCTACTCAGACTTTCCAGATTTGGAGGGCTTCAAGAAAAGTGGCAAATCGAGCACCACTACTACACGCATTGTGAATGGGCGCACGTCCGTTGAGCTAACCATCACGCAGCGCTACGCAGCCTACGACGAAGGCGAGTACGTGGTGAAACCCTTTAGTATAACCATCAACGGCCTCACGGTGCGCTCAACCGGGGCAACGCTGACGGTAGGACCACAGGCGCCTGCACCCACGCCCTTGGCAGGTAGTAATCCTTTGCAAGGTGTGGGTTCCTTAGACCAGCTCTTCGGCAAGCCTAAACCGCAAGATTATGTGGAACCAAAGGACCATGCCTTTCTGCTGCTACTTCCGGATAAGACCTCGGTGTACGTAGGCGAGGGCGTGCACGTGGGTTTGTACTTCTACCTAGCTCCTTCCGACCAGGGCCTGCTGGATTTCCATAACTTCCCAGTGCAACTACCGGCCATCTTGCGGCAGTTGCGCCAGCGCACGGCGTGGGAAGAGCCTTTTGACGAGCAGGAAATTCTGCCGGAGAGCGTAACTATGGGAGGGAAGCCTTTCTTGCGCTACCGGCTCTATGAGGCCATGTTTTACCCACTCAACACTACGCCGCTGATGTTTCCGGAAGTGTCGTTGCAGATGGTAAAATATCGCCTCGCCAAGAACCCAACTGAAGGGCTGGATAATCGCTTGGAAGGCTACAAAACGTACCATACCAACGTGCGCCTTATTGCCGTGCGCCCCTTGCCGCCGCACCCGCTCCGCGACCAGGTGGCGGTGGGTGATTATCGGTTGCGCGAGTCAATTGACCGTACCGTTTTCCGGACCGGCCAGGCGTTTAAGTACAGCTTTACGGTAGAAGGCGAGGGCAACCTAGCAGCTATGAATGGGCCGGGGCTGGTAGCACGCCCCAATGTAGAGGTTTATGGCCCCGATATAGAGCAGGAGCTCACCCGCCAAAACGGACGTGTGGGTGGGCGTAAAAATTTTCGCTACCGGCTAGTAGCCCAGCGTGCGGGTATAATACCGTGCGACAGCCTCTTCCAGGTCATTGTATTTAATCCGACGACGGCCCACTACGATACCTTACGCTCTGAGCTAAAACCAGATGTAAAAGGACCTATTCGTACGGCATCTTCTTTCGGGCTGCATCCCGATGATACTTTCTACGCTGAAGCACTAGCCTCAGCTGACGCTACCTTACAGCCCCTGGATGAGTACCGCGATGTACGCCGCTACGCCAACCTGATTCTAATAGTTCTACTTGGGGCAGCTAGCTTCGGGTGGTGGCTAGGAAAGAAAGGGAAGGCCAACTAA
- a CDS encoding ferritin-like domain-containing protein, producing MNIFQILSELEKVDPEVYERFDSRRRVFKHISGLGKNLATAAVPLAFTAIFNKAYGQTSGAPSATDVLAFALKLEYLESYFYNAGLGAPGATATAAQTTFRNLFSATNLSSLDKIRNDEANHVKALVAALPANTVPVPATNIFDFTGGKGSNTGPFVGVFTAPAVFLAVAQSLEDTGVRAYKGGAPYLMSTTTAGRTILETALNIHSVEARHASRLRTMRRAGASNNTASAVAPTAGNNESDRSASPKSWVSFKDGGGASPTQTAGIYGAGTSPTYTPASITFPAEDNVTQGGVNLQTTLASFNFPASAFSEAFDEPLPVPTVLSIASTFTVTGNTFFG from the coding sequence ATGAATATCTTCCAAATCCTCTCCGAGCTCGAAAAAGTAGACCCTGAGGTATACGAGCGTTTTGATTCGCGTCGCCGGGTGTTCAAACACATTTCTGGCTTAGGAAAGAACCTAGCTACTGCTGCTGTACCGTTGGCTTTCACGGCTATTTTCAACAAAGCGTACGGCCAGACTAGCGGCGCCCCTAGTGCAACAGATGTGCTAGCCTTCGCTTTGAAGTTAGAGTATCTGGAGTCTTACTTCTACAATGCTGGCCTTGGCGCACCAGGCGCTACAGCCACTGCGGCACAGACCACGTTCCGTAACCTGTTCAGCGCGACGAACCTATCTTCGCTGGACAAGATCCGCAACGACGAGGCCAACCACGTGAAAGCGCTGGTAGCAGCTCTGCCCGCCAACACCGTCCCAGTGCCTGCTACTAACATTTTCGATTTCACCGGTGGCAAAGGATCAAACACCGGCCCGTTTGTTGGCGTTTTCACAGCTCCTGCTGTGTTCCTTGCAGTAGCTCAGTCGCTGGAGGATACCGGTGTGCGGGCTTACAAAGGTGGAGCTCCTTACCTGATGAGTACAACCACCGCTGGCCGCACCATCCTAGAAACGGCACTGAACATTCACTCGGTAGAAGCGCGTCACGCCTCTCGCTTGCGCACTATGCGCCGGGCTGGAGCTAGCAACAACACGGCCTCTGCCGTGGCTCCTACGGCAGGCAACAACGAAAGTGACCGCAGCGCATCACCAAAGAGCTGGGTTTCCTTCAAAGATGGCGGCGGCGCTTCCCCCACGCAGACGGCTGGCATCTACGGTGCTGGTACGTCTCCCACGTACACGCCCGCAAGCATCACATTTCCTGCTGAAGACAACGTAACGCAGGGTGGTGTGAACCTACAAACGACATTAGCTAGCTTCAACTTCCCCGCTTCTGCCTTCAGCGAAGCTTTCGATGAGCCGCTGCCAGTACCCACAGTCCTGTCGATTGCTAGCACCTTCACCGTGACAGGCAACACCTTCTTCGGATAA
- the aroC gene encoding chorismate synthase, with amino-acid sequence MSSSFGTLLRITTFGESHGVGIGVIIDGCPAGLPITTEEIQVALDRRRPGQSDLTTPRKEADQVEILSGIFRDETTGTPISLLIRNKDQASHDYSHIEHAYRPSHADYTYDVKYGRRDYRGGGRSSARETAARVAAGVVAGKLLAQYGVRAQSYVSQVGAIAVPVGYEQLDLGLIDSNLVRCPHPETAERMAELIRQTRDRHDTVGGLVTGVVQGVPVGLGEPVFDKLHAELGKAMLSINAVKGFEYGSGFAGTLLFGSEHNDTFYTDENGAVRTRTNHSGGIQGGISNGQDIYFRVAFKPVATILQPQATINDQGEEISLAGRGRHDPCVLPRAVPIVDAMTNLVLADMLLRARANKA; translated from the coding sequence ATGTCTAGTTCTTTCGGTACGCTGTTGCGCATCACCACCTTCGGCGAGTCACATGGGGTAGGGATTGGGGTTATCATCGACGGATGCCCGGCAGGGCTGCCTATTACAACAGAAGAAATTCAGGTGGCGCTTGACCGCCGCCGCCCGGGGCAGTCGGACCTCACCACGCCGCGTAAGGAAGCCGATCAGGTCGAAATACTGTCGGGGATATTCCGTGACGAGACTACCGGTACCCCCATCAGCTTGCTTATTCGCAACAAAGACCAAGCTAGCCACGATTATTCCCACATCGAGCACGCGTACCGGCCCTCGCACGCCGACTACACGTACGACGTCAAATACGGTCGGCGCGACTACCGGGGCGGCGGCCGCAGCTCTGCCCGCGAAACGGCGGCGCGGGTAGCGGCCGGTGTAGTAGCGGGTAAGCTGCTTGCGCAGTATGGCGTACGCGCCCAAAGCTATGTGTCGCAGGTAGGCGCCATTGCCGTGCCCGTGGGCTATGAGCAGCTCGACCTAGGTCTGATTGACAGCAACCTCGTGCGGTGCCCACATCCCGAAACGGCCGAGCGTATGGCCGAACTCATTCGCCAAACCCGCGACCGGCACGACACGGTGGGTGGCCTCGTAACGGGCGTGGTGCAAGGCGTGCCGGTTGGTTTGGGAGAGCCAGTATTTGACAAGCTGCACGCCGAGCTAGGAAAGGCCATGCTGAGCATCAATGCCGTGAAGGGTTTTGAGTACGGCTCGGGCTTCGCCGGAACGCTGCTGTTTGGCTCGGAACACAACGATACTTTCTATACCGACGAAAATGGCGCGGTGCGCACGCGTACTAACCATTCAGGTGGAATTCAGGGTGGCATCAGCAACGGCCAGGATATTTACTTCCGGGTGGCATTCAAGCCGGTAGCAACCATCCTGCAACCGCAAGCCACCATCAACGACCAAGGCGAGGAAATTAGCTTGGCCGGACGTGGCCGCCACGATCCGTGTGTATTGCCGCGCGCAGTACCCATCGTCGATGCCATGACCAACCTGGTACTAGCGGATATGCTGTTGCGCGCGCGGGCTAATAAAGCGTAA
- a CDS encoding ferritin-like domain-containing protein yields the protein MSKNPQATKEEAEFAKPLLVPIKRRSFFMYAGATAGATALLLSGCDDDDNNGSSDPAMVNVGSGDVGVLNYAYALEQLEAAFYTKLRDGAYYKGLPATSAEKQILDDLYYHEVIHREFFKAAITAAPATPIKDLTPDFSTINFDNKASVLGTAKAFEDLGVAAYNGAGKYITTPLYLVIAGKIVSVEARHAALIRDLVTEGSFVDSDVVSIATASIEISKEPSAVAMTANTYLATGSKLDVSGIK from the coding sequence ATGTCCAAAAATCCTCAAGCTACTAAGGAGGAAGCGGAATTCGCCAAACCGCTTCTCGTGCCGATCAAGCGCCGCTCATTTTTCATGTATGCGGGTGCTACGGCTGGGGCTACGGCCCTGTTACTATCGGGCTGCGACGATGATGACAACAATGGCAGCAGCGACCCTGCTATGGTGAACGTGGGTAGCGGCGACGTGGGCGTGCTGAACTATGCGTACGCGCTGGAGCAGTTAGAAGCCGCTTTCTATACCAAGCTGCGCGACGGAGCCTACTACAAAGGCCTTCCAGCAACTAGCGCCGAAAAGCAAATTCTGGATGACCTGTACTACCACGAGGTTATTCACCGGGAGTTCTTCAAAGCTGCCATCACGGCTGCCCCTGCTACCCCCATCAAGGACCTTACGCCTGACTTCAGCACCATCAACTTCGACAACAAGGCAAGTGTGCTAGGTACCGCTAAGGCATTTGAAGACCTAGGAGTAGCCGCTTACAATGGCGCCGGCAAGTACATCACCACGCCTTTGTACTTGGTTATTGCGGGCAAAATTGTATCTGTAGAAGCTCGTCACGCTGCTCTGATCCGTGATTTGGTAACAGAAGGATCCTTCGTTGACAGCGACGTGGTGAGCATCGCTACTGCTAGCATCGAAATATCGAAGGAGCCTTCTGCTGTAGCGATGACAGCTAACACCTATCTCGCGACAGGCTCTAAGCTTGACGTTTCCGGTATCAAATAG